In the Candidatus Obscuribacterales bacterium genome, TAGTCTCGCCCTTGATCATCTAAATACTCCCCATAGTCTTCGATTAACGCTCGACTGAAGCCATCAATGGCACGTAGGGGCGATCGCAAATCGTGGGATACGGAATAGGCAAAGGCTTCAAGTTCTTGATTGGAGGCTGCTAGTTGAGCGGTTGTTTGCTGCAACGTCAGCTCAGCCTGCTTGCGATCGGTAATGTCCAAGATCGTACCCACCAACTGCACAAGCTGTCCTGTGCTATCAAAAACCGGTTCTCCTCTGGCTTGAATATAGACCAAGGTGCCATCTGGGCGATAGGCTCGGCATTCTAAATCGTAGGGCTGTCCTGTTTCAAGACCGCGCTGAACGGTTTGGTTATGATAGAGCTGATCCTCAGGATGATAAAGCCTCTGTAATTCATCAAAGGTTGGCATACCCGCCGCTGGATCTCGGCCAAAAATCCGAAATACTTCGTCCGACCAGTAGATCGCCTCTGTTTTGATATCAAACTCCCAACTGCCTAGTTTAGCAATGCGTTGAGCAGCTTGTAGGTGGGCATCACTCTTGCGTAACCGTTCTTCTACCTGCTGACGTTTTGTAATATCACGGGCAGCACAGTAGAGTAGATCATCGTAGGGTTGGGCGTACCATTCTAGATAACGATAGCTACCATCTTTGCAGTGATAGCGATTTACCAGGCCACGCACCATCTTTTGCTGCTTGAGGTCAGCGAGCGCTTGACGTGTTATCTCCAAATCATCTGGATGCAAGAAATCTAGATAGGATCGTCCCTCTAGCTCATCGACACTGTAGCCCAGAACCGCCTCCCAGATCTGATTCATCCGACGGAACGTTCCACCACTATCTGCAATACAGAGTAAATCTAGGGCAACGCTAAAAAAACGCTCTAGTTCTTCCTTATTTTTCTGAAGTTGCTCCTCAGTCAACTTACGTTGAGTAATATTGACATGGCAGCCAAGCATCCGGCGAGGTGTTGTTGGATTACTCCATTCAATAATCTGTCCTGAGCAAAAAATCCACACTGTGGAGCCATCTTTGTGACGATAGCGCACTTCAACCTGAAAAGGAATCTCTCCTTGGCTTTCAAGATGACGCTGAAAGGCTTCAAGAACCATGGGTAGATCATCAGGAACGATGACGGTCTTCCAACTCTCGGCAGCCGTCAGTTCATGGGCTTCATAGCCCAACATCTTTTTGCAGCCCCGACTCCAATATTCCTGGTTATTCACCAGATCCCAGTCCCAATAGCCGGCTAAAACGGTGTCGAGAATATGTTCAAGAAGCGCCAAATTATAGCGAAGGTATTCAGGCTCTTGGAGATCTGCAGTCTGGGTTAGGGGAACTGAGATCGATTGGGGTGTAAGTTTCAGGGCAGCTTGGAGGGTGTCATGGGTGATCACGCCGATCGCCTGTCCGGCATCATCCACCACCCAGACATGGCGATTGCCTGACTGCTGAAGCTGGGTTTCGGCGACGGTTAAATCCGTCAAGTCTGAGTAGCGCAACCATTGAGGTTCTGTGATCACGTCGCGGATCAATAGGGTTCTCAAGGCGGAGGGCTGAGTAGCCACGAGGTGAACCACATCGCGGTCGCTAAAGCTACCGAGTAATTGCCCATGGTCAACAACCAGCAAACAGCTTGCCCGCGCATCTTGGTATAGTCTGTCTTGACCATCGATAGGCGGCTGGGATAACGCCGCACTCATGATCGCGATCGCCTCCTGAACGGTAGCGTCAGCAGCGATCGTAATCGGTGGAGAAGCGATCGCTGCTTCACGTTGGGCAGCGGTGAACGTAGCTAAAGGAGTAGGCATAGAAGCTTGAGAAAGGGGTCTAGCCTGAATGGCTTATTTAGAGTTAAGGCCAATCAGTCTCCCAGAGACTAGCAAAATTCTTGCTTCGTGCAATCCCGGAGATTGCTAGTTTTGCTCACAAATTATCACCCCATCTAGGTAGCATCTACAGCTTCCTGATGAATCCTAGGCTTTATCTCGACTCTTGACGTACTCCAACTGTGCTGACCGACCGGGCTCGCCGTTGCCGAGTTTGGATGGTTTTCAGCCATTGCTGCACCTGCGACACATTGGGATCACGCCGACCGTAGCGCCATTGCACATAGGCATCGGAAATCGCTTGAATTGCCGTGGCTCGGGGCTCAGGGTGATGGGCTTGGGCCATCCGGGCATATTCCAGTGGCGTTTGGGCCGGTGGCTTAGGAAAGCCTTGCTCTGCCAAGACCTGTAGCATTTGTTGATAGATAGCTTCCATAGGTGGCAGGCCGCGCACCCATTGCCGATAGCGCCAGGAGCGGAGCCCCGACCAGCCCAGCCAGCCCAAAAAGCCGAGACCGGTGAGGATGACCAGAGCCAGCAGCGTTCCTGCCCAGCCTCGGCTAAAGAGATCGGCGAAGAAACCGATGATGCGGTTGAAAAAGTTGGCGATCGCATCCATCACTGTATTGATGAAGCCGGTTACCGGCGACGGCAGCCAGCCGGCGACCCACTGCCAAAGCTGTTGCAGGACACTGAAGGTTTCTGTTTGTTCTACCGAGGGAGGCAGCAGCTCATAGCCGGGAATGGGGTTGAAGCCAAACCAGCCATATTCGGTGTAGATTTCGGTGATCGCATGGGCATCGGTATTGCGCACCACATAAAACCCGGTGAAGGGATTAAATTCACCCGGATTGAACCCCACCGTCAGCCGAGCCGGTACATCAATCGACCGCAGCATCAGCGTCAGCACCGTGGAGAAGTGATCGGGATAGCCACCGCCATACTTAAACAAGAAAGCTTCGGCTAGATCTTCACCCTCCTCTAAAAAGGGTAAATCCGGCTGGATCGTATAGTTTTGCTTAAGGTATTGGGATAGATAGAGGGCCTGCTCATAGGGCGCGGTGATCG is a window encoding:
- a CDS encoding PAS domain-containing protein, which codes for MPTPLATFTAAQREAAIASPPITIAADATVQEAIAIMSAALSQPPIDGQDRLYQDARASCLLVVDHGQLLGSFSDRDVVHLVATQPSALRTLLIRDVITEPQWLRYSDLTDLTVAETQLQQSGNRHVWVVDDAGQAIGVITHDTLQAALKLTPQSISVPLTQTADLQEPEYLRYNLALLEHILDTVLAGYWDWDLVNNQEYWSRGCKKMLGYEAHELTAAESWKTVIVPDDLPMVLEAFQRHLESQGEIPFQVEVRYRHKDGSTVWIFCSGQIIEWSNPTTPRRMLGCHVNITQRKLTEEQLQKNKEELERFFSVALDLLCIADSGGTFRRMNQIWEAVLGYSVDELEGRSYLDFLHPDDLEITRQALADLKQQKMVRGLVNRYHCKDGSYRYLEWYAQPYDDLLYCAARDITKRQQVEERLRKSDAHLQAAQRIAKLGSWEFDIKTEAIYWSDEVFRIFGRDPAAGMPTFDELQRLYHPEDQLYHNQTVQRGLETGQPYDLECRAYRPDGTLVYIQARGEPVFDSTGQLVQLVGTILDITDRKQAELTLQQTTAQLAASNQELEAFAYSVSHDLRSPLRAIDGFSRALIEDYGEYLDDQGRDYFDRIRRNIQRMGMLIDDLLRLSRVSRSEMHYVTVNLSTLVLEQVSELQVSEPNRQVDVVVAPDVLVSADATLMRVVISNL
- a CDS encoding DUF4129 domain-containing transglutaminase family protein gives rise to the protein NPGYVREGVGGDGTGAGSGDNLDGPGELDSDFYYGFNTRMNQNLRGSLESQVVMRVRSQAPGFWRVLSFDHNTGQGWEVSRNDEADIQILRRPSWSYRFIMPPTFRALTSATSREVVQSYTVVSELPNLIPTMYSPRHVYFPTREIAVDAENSLRSPVGLGEGLTYTVVSDVPYRDRTRLQQASTDYPNRIRNYYFEVPEAIAPELRDYTQGILDSAPSPITAPYEQALYLSQYLKQNYTIQPDLPFLEEGEDLAEAFLFKYGGGYPDHFSTVLTLMLRSIDVPARLTVGFNPGEFNPFTGFYVVRNTDAHAITEIYTEYGWFGFNPIPGYELLPPSVEQTETFSVLQQLWQWVAGWLPSPVTGFINTVMDAIANFFNRIIGFFADLFSRGWAGTLLALVILTGLGFLGWLGWSGLRSWRYRQWVRGLPPMEAIYQQMLQVLAEQGFPKPPAQTPLEYARMAQAHHPEPRATAIQAISDAYVQWRYGRRDPNVSQVQQWLKTIQTRQRRARSVSTVGVRQESR